The DNA window TGACCGACGACCGACGACCGTACACGATAAGACTCTTTGATTCTGTAGCCTGGAGAGGAAGCTCGGATCAACCTTTATGATCTGTATTTGAGTCAGTACTCTGATGCCAGACCTATGAATCCTCCGTCATTGGCGCGAATGATATCATTACAACTCTTTGCGGCCGTGAGAGCAGTCACACTGTCTCCATCTTTTCCTTTGCTGTACAGGTCGTAGTCGGAATTTATCGGGACCAGAAACCGGTCCTTCCGAAAGTTCCCCTTTCCCTTTTCGGTGGAGAAGTTCAGATATTCATAGGGGTTTCCGTAGGGGTCCAGAACGTTTTCCTTTCCCACGTCGGCAAGGCTAAGCGGCAAGTTCTTGTTGAACAACTGATAAGTGCCGATCTCGCTACTTATCGTGCGGATGTCCCCGATGGCCCTTGCGACTTTCGCCTTCTCGAGGGCGGTCCCGTAGATAGGAGTTCCGATGGCGACAAGCGTGAAGATTATCGCAATGACGATCAACAACTCGATGAGGGTAAAACCGCGACAACATGCTTTCTCGGCTGGCGACCTATCGTGAGACCATTGCAGTACAGGTAGCCGTGCATGTGTGCGTTTGTCCGAGCAATGTGTATGCACCGAAATACCCCTCACCCCTGAACGACCGCACGGGCACTGAGGTGGATCCTGCGTGCAAGTCAGCTGGGGGATTCCTTCGAGGTGAAGGGACAAGAGGTGTGCCAACTAATAAGTGTTTTATTTTCAAGTGGTTATAGACCGCTCTGAACCTTCAAGTGACAGATTACTGGCAGGATTGTCCTCGGAGGAGGGACGGCCGGTTATACGGCAGGCGGGATGATGCTGCGCGACCGGGACTCACTACGCTTGCGTTTCACCCGATCCGGCCGTCGCAGCGGGTTTGTCAACTTTGCTTCGTTCTTTCTTCGTTTCTTTTCGTTGTCGTGGCGACGTCCGCCGTGGTGCTTCCCTCGTTGGGGTCTTGCGCTTTGGTTGCTTGGTTTCCCGTGCCAGCCAATCTTGGATGGCGGTCCCGACAAGGGCGCTGACTGTGGTCTGGCGTTCGGAGGCGAGCCGACGGAGGGCCTCATGTTGCTGTAGATCGATATGTATATGCTCTCGGCTGGGAATCGCAGGGACGGACCTGCGGACGGTCGTCAGTCTGGCGGCGGCGATTCCAAGCAGCTCCAAAAGGCCCCTCCGCCCCAATACCCGATTTTTCGGCTCCAGTGTTTCGACCTTCTCGTTCATCACCTCCTCCTTTCTCTATGGTGCCTTCCAGGTGACCTTCCCGTCCTTGTCCAAAAAGCCGAGGATTGCTGAGCCGTCGTGCGTTACAGTCAGAGCTGTACGGACCTTGCTGTTTTCATCGTGTATGCGCAGGCCTGCTACACCTGTGCTCTCCACGATTAGACTCGTGCGGATCTTCCCGTCCTTGTCAAAGAATAGTAGCGAAGACGCAGGTCGAGCCTGGGCCCCACCCAGAGGAAACTCACTGCCTAGCAAGACTTGGTGTTCGCCTGCCTTGTTGAATAAGACAAGGGCAGGCGAGCCGTCGCGTATTGTTGCCAGCACTGCACGGTTTCTTTGAGCCTTGTCGTATAAGTTTAGGCTTGGGGTATCCTGCGGCGTCATCCCCACCGTCATGCGGATATTGCCATCCTTATCGATGAGGTTTAGGCCCGGTGAGCCGTCTGGCAAGAAACCGAGCCAAGCGCGAGGGTTCCCGGCCGTATCCCGGACGAGGAACCTTTCTGCCTCGACCAGCTTTGCCACCTTACTCGGGAGAACCTGCCCCATCAGCATCACGGCGGCGATCGCAGCCAGGGCTGCAACTCCGGTCCTCTTCAAGAGACGGGTTTCCCGCTCCAAGCGGTCTAAGCGTTGCACGAGCATTTCCGTCTGTTGTTTGCTCATTGATCCCCCCGTATGGTTATCACATTTCAGTGCCATGCTGAAGATTTTACCATTTATTCCTCATGGTCCTTTGCCTTTTGCATACCTTTACGTGTAATTTTGTCAAGGTCTGTTCTCACCGTACAAGTCCACGCAATAGAAACACAACTAAGCTCGCCATACCGTCGTTCCATCTGCGAGAGAGAGACGGCGGAAATTCTTGACTTCCAGGGATTCCCCTGGTAGACCCCAGTGTTGGTTCAGAGTTCATGGTTCATAGTTGAAGGAGAAAAATCCGGCCGTCTGTAAACCATGAACCGTAAACCATGAACGGACCTATGGGTACGCTTTAATCCCGTAACCCTGAGACATGAACCCTAAACCATGAACAGACCTAAGGTGGGCATACTTTATCATGAAAGCTTCAGCCGGCGGAGCTACCTGACCGTCGGTCGCCGGTTGGCCGATTTCCCCGCTGCGCTCGATGACCTTTTGCGGGATGACCGGTTCCGCCTCTACCGCTGTCCCGAGGTTCCTGACTCGCTCATTCTTCAGGTCCACACCCCCGATTTGATCCCGGAAGTGGAGGCGGACCCTCTCTGAAGCACCGCCAGGGCCTCCGTGGGAGGCGTGGTGGAGGCGGCGCAGAAGATTTGCCTTGGGGAAGTCGATCGGGCCTTTGCCTTCATCGGAGCTGGGGGGCACCATGCCGGACGGAACTTTTTCGGCGGATACTGCTGCTTCAACGATGTGGCCATTGCCGTTGACCACCTCCGGAAAAGCTATGGAACTCACCGGTTTGCCATCCTGGATACCGATGCCCACCATGGCGATGGGACAAGAGATATTTTCCAGGGGGACCCCGATGTCCTGCACGTCTGCATCTGCGGGATGAATTATGTTTCTCCAGACGGCACCAAAGTGGATGTTCCCGTCCCCTGGGGGAGTCGTGACCCAGACGAATCGTATCTGAAGATCGCGGAGGCCGCCTTTGCCTCGAGGGTCCGTGCGTTTCGTCCGGACCTCACCATCTGGTACTTCGGCTTCGACGGGCACCAGGGGGACTACGGAGATATGGGGCTCTCCCTTCGGGCCTTCGTGGGACTCGCCGATTTTATGGTTGCAGCGGCCCGGGAGGCCTCCGGCGGCAGGCTGCTCACCGTGTTAGGAGGAGGCTCACGGACCGACCTGGCCACCCTCATCATCCCCCAGGTGATCTACCGATTGGCCAACGGATAATTGCCGAGTGGCCTTTTAACACCACAAGAGTTTTTGCTGCCAATGGCGATTCCCTTGGTCGCCCGGCACACTTAGCGAGTCATCCGAAGGACGAGGCATTTCGCCGATCCCCCCGCTTTGAGAAATTCGGAAAGGTTCAGCTCGTAGAGGTCAAAGCCCCGCCGTTCGAGCTCCTTGCGCAGTGGCTTCGACACGCCGCCGTGGAGGATCACCGCGCGATCGATCACAAGGGCATTGCAACAGAATCTGAGGGCATCGGCCGTGGAAACAGGCACCGGATCTGGGACATGGGTCTCGATCGCCTTCCAACCGTAACGGTCAAACGCCCCGGGATACCAGAGAACCGACGTCGCGTCGAGTGGACAGAAGCAGGTATCGAGATGGTAGAAGCGCTTGTCGACGAGCTCGAGCGGCAGGATGCGACGATGCAGGATCTTTGATAGGTGCTCGTGAACTGTGGCATCGGTGCGGAAGCGAAAGCCAAGGAACAACGTGTCGCCTACCCATAATGCATCGCCTTCACCTTCGAAGTTGAACTGTCGAGGGAGTGTGACCACTCGATAGCCTCGCCGCCGAAAGTATCGCTCGAAAATCACCTCTTCTCCTTGGCGTTCGGGATGGCGGAAGTTCGTGCGAATGAATGCCTTTCCGGCGAGAAGGCCCGCATTCGCCGTGAAGACCAGGTCTGGTAAGCCCTTGACGGGCCTGAGGAGCCGGACAGGTACGCGAAGAGCTCGGGTCAGCAGGTCGTACAGGGCTTGCCATTGTCGCGCGGCCACCGGCTGGTGTACCTGTCTGGTGACTTTCATCCAGGGATTGATCTCGTACGCGACGGTGTAATGGCTGGGGCGACACATCAGGAGAGCCAGCGATGGGAGGGACATCGCGGGCTTACCGTCGGGGTAGTTTGAGATCATGGCAGAGTTCTCGCAGGAAAGAGGCCGCATCAGATACGATGCCAATTCCTTGAAAGGTTCCTCGATCCGCAAGCTTGGTCACGACTGCCGGATTGATGTCTATGCAGATGGTCTTGACCGTTGCCCGAAGGAGGTTCCCCGTAGCGATCGCATGAAGGGTGGAGGCGATCATAAGGGCTAGGCCAACCCCTTTCAGGTGGTGGCGCATTTCGTCCTGGGCTGTCATCACATCGGTGATGACATCGGGGAGGGGGCCATCGTCTCTGATGGACCCGGCCAGGACGAACGGTATGCGGTGCCTGACGCACGCATGCATGATGCCCTTGGTCAGGACGCCCTGACGCACCGCCTGGCGGATGCCTCCACAGGCGCGTATGGTGTTGATGGCCCGCATATGGTGTTCGTGGGCATCCCGGGCGGCGGCCTTTCGATCGAGTGAGGTGCCGAGCGACGTGCCATAGAGCGCCGATTCGATGTCATGGGTCGCCAGACCGTTTCCACCAAAGAGCACATCGACGTACTTGGCCTCAATGAGTCTCTCCAGGTACGGGCCGCCCCCGGTATGCACGATTGCTGGTCCTCCGACAACAAGGATCTTTTGCCCCGCGCGCCTTGTGGACCGCATCGCCCTGGCCACCCCTTCGATGAGGAGAGCCTTCGGCTTTTCTGAGGAAACGGCACTTCCCATGAATTGAAACACATCCTTGTGCCGGGACCGCTCGAGTGGGGTGACCCGGACGCCGGCTGTGCCACAGACCACATGATCCCCTTTCTTGACGTGGACCATGGGCACACAGGAGGCGCGAGAAGTATGGGGATCGATCACAATGCCACAGTCCATTTCGATGTTCTGTACCGGTCGCCAGCGCTCCTGATACCGGACGAAGGTAGGCAAATTGGTCGTGGAGTAAAACTGGGAAGGGAAAACCCCGTCTTGGCGTGTGCGGACCAGCTCGACCTCCCGGAGGGTGAGCGGGGTGGCTCCCAACCGGGCGAGGCGTTTCAGGATGACCTGGAGCTTTTGCTCTGAGGCTGCACTGACCCTCAGGCGGGTTGTCGAGGGATCAGTCTTGCGCTTGCCGATGGCAATCTCGAGAATCTCGAAGTTCCCGTCGAGATCGATAATCTCGTCGAGAATCTTCGGGAGGATCAATGAATCGATAATGTGTCCACTAACCTCTACGATTTCAGAGACCATATATTGTTCTCGATGGAGGGTCTATCTATTCAGGTCTTGCGGCGCGCGAGACTCAAACCGCCACATGCGTTTCC is part of the Candidatus Methylomirabilota bacterium genome and encodes:
- a CDS encoding prepilin-type N-terminal cleavage/methylation domain-containing protein, whose product is MHTHCSDKRTHARLPVLQWSHDRSPAEKACCRGFTLIELLIVIAIIFTLVAIGTPIYGTALEKAKVARAIGDIRTISSEIGTYQLFNKNLPLSLADVGKENVLDPYGNPYEYLNFSTEKGKGNFRKDRFLVPINSDYDLYSKGKDGDSVTALTAAKSCNDIIRANDGGFIGLASEY
- a CDS encoding histone deacetylase, which encodes MGGVVEAAQKICLGEVDRAFAFIGAGGHHAGRNFFGGYCCFNDVAIAVDHLRKSYGTHRFAILDTDAHHGDGTRDIFQGDPDVLHVCICGMNYVSPDGTKVDVPVPWGSRDPDESYLKIAEAAFASRVRAFRPDLTIWYFGFDGHQGDYGDMGLSLRAFVGLADFMVAAAREASGGRLLTVLGGGSRTDLATLIIPQVIYRLANG
- a CDS encoding arginine deiminase-related protein yields the protein MISNYPDGKPAMSLPSLALLMCRPSHYTVAYEINPWMKVTRQVHQPVAARQWQALYDLLTRALRVPVRLLRPVKGLPDLVFTANAGLLAGKAFIRTNFRHPERQGEEVIFERYFRRRGYRVVTLPRQFNFEGEGDALWVGDTLFLGFRFRTDATVHEHLSKILHRRILPLELVDKRFYHLDTCFCPLDATSVLWYPGAFDRYGWKAIETHVPDPVPVSTADALRFCCNALVIDRAVILHGGVSKPLRKELERRGFDLYELNLSEFLKAGGSAKCLVLRMTR
- a CDS encoding TIGR00300 family protein, with translation MVSEIVEVSGHIIDSLILPKILDEIIDLDGNFEILEIAIGKRKTDPSTTRLRVSAASEQKLQVILKRLARLGATPLTLREVELVRTRQDGVFPSQFYSTTNLPTFVRYQERWRPVQNIEMDCGIVIDPHTSRASCVPMVHVKKGDHVVCGTAGVRVTPLERSRHKDVFQFMGSAVSSEKPKALLIEGVARAMRSTRRAGQKILVVGGPAIVHTGGGPYLERLIEAKYVDVLFGGNGLATHDIESALYGTSLGTSLDRKAAARDAHEHHMRAINTIRACGGIRQAVRQGVLTKGIMHACVRHRIPFVLAGSIRDDGPLPDVITDVMTAQDEMRHHLKGVGLALMIASTLHAIATGNLLRATVKTICIDINPAVVTKLADRGTFQGIGIVSDAASFLRELCHDLKLPRR